The following are encoded in a window of Telmatobacter sp. DSM 110680 genomic DNA:
- a CDS encoding 23S rRNA (pseudouridine(1915)-N(3))-methyltransferase RlmH: MYLRCMQIVLAHVGTRPSTKDPFDVATSMYIERCSGHAQCQAESFRNVEAFFVWLDKQQRRTPAIIVLLDSRGRQMSSEDFAAWLGRQRDNGAQQIVFAIGPADGWSETDKKRATLLLSLGPFTLAHALARVVIAEQVYRAFTILTGHPYHSGH, translated from the coding sequence ATGTATCTTCGCTGCATGCAGATCGTGCTGGCGCATGTCGGAACGCGACCTTCCACGAAGGATCCCTTTGACGTCGCAACTTCGATGTACATCGAACGTTGCTCCGGACACGCGCAGTGTCAGGCTGAATCATTCAGGAACGTGGAAGCGTTCTTTGTTTGGCTCGACAAACAGCAGCGGCGCACTCCCGCAATTATTGTGCTTTTAGATAGTCGAGGACGACAGATGAGCTCAGAGGATTTTGCTGCATGGCTTGGCCGCCAGCGGGACAATGGAGCTCAACAGATCGTATTCGCCATCGGCCCCGCAGACGGCTGGTCAGAGACCGACAAAAAAAGAGCGACGCTGCTGCTTTCGCTCGGTCCTTTTACCCTGGCTCATGCACTTGCGCGCGTTGTGATCGCGGAACAGGTCTATCGCGCATTTACAATTCTTACAGGCCATCCCTATCACTCCGGCCACTAA
- the cobO gene encoding cob(I)yrinic acid a,c-diamide adenosyltransferase — protein MTTEESSRRGLILINTGPGKGKTTAAMGTALRAVGNGMRVLMLQFLKGSWHYGELDSTQAFGQNFVLKQMGRGFVKVGGAETDPEDVRMVQAAWDEAREAIMSGEWDMVVLDEINYAIGYGMLDPAVVVETLRNRPEMVHVILTGRNAHPSLVEIADTVTEMREVKHAYQKGILAQRGIEF, from the coding sequence GTGACCACCGAAGAATCTTCCCGACGCGGACTTATCCTTATCAACACGGGCCCGGGCAAGGGCAAGACCACCGCTGCCATGGGCACGGCCCTGCGCGCGGTTGGCAATGGCATGCGCGTATTGATGCTGCAGTTCCTCAAGGGATCGTGGCACTACGGCGAACTCGATTCAACGCAGGCCTTCGGGCAGAATTTCGTGCTCAAGCAGATGGGACGCGGCTTCGTTAAAGTCGGCGGCGCGGAGACAGACCCTGAAGATGTCCGCATGGTGCAGGCTGCGTGGGATGAAGCACGAGAAGCCATCATGTCAGGCGAATGGGACATGGTGGTGCTCGACGAGATCAACTACGCCATCGGCTATGGCATGCTCGATCCGGCGGTGGTCGTCGAGACGCTTCGCAACCGGCCGGAGATGGTGCATGTAATTCTGACCGGACGCAATGCGCATCCTTCTCTTGTCGAAATCGCCGACACTGTAACCGAGATGCGCGAAGTGAAACATGCCTACCAGAAAGGCATCCTGGCGCAGCGCGGCATCGAGTTCTGA
- the accD gene encoding acetyl-CoA carboxylase, carboxyltransferase subunit beta: MSWFKRENGEFDGPGGNDGDAEKSVRTEGLWVKCPGCRQTIWKADLEANMNVCPKCQYHFKIGAKQRLDLLLEPGYEVVDGGLCSTDPLNFTDIKPYKQRLRKAQQDTGLNDAIVNAVGQIGSHAVVVSAMEYGFIGGSMGAVVGETIARAVDRARLDKKPLIVVAASGGARMMEGVASLMQMAKISTALAQLDDARVPYICVLTDPTTGGVTASFAMLGDLNIAEPGALIGFAGPRVIEQTIRQKLPEGFQRSEFLLEKGFLDAVVHRHQLKSYLIRALEFMVVPKLAESAG, encoded by the coding sequence ATGTCCTGGTTTAAGCGCGAGAACGGCGAGTTTGACGGTCCCGGCGGCAACGACGGTGATGCGGAGAAGAGTGTCCGCACCGAAGGGCTGTGGGTCAAGTGTCCGGGCTGCCGGCAGACCATCTGGAAGGCTGACCTTGAAGCCAACATGAACGTCTGCCCCAAGTGCCAGTACCACTTCAAAATTGGCGCGAAGCAGCGGTTGGACCTGTTGCTGGAACCGGGCTACGAAGTGGTCGATGGCGGACTTTGCTCAACCGATCCGCTGAACTTCACCGACATCAAGCCATACAAGCAACGTCTTCGCAAGGCACAACAGGACACTGGCCTCAACGACGCAATCGTGAATGCTGTGGGCCAGATCGGTTCGCACGCTGTCGTTGTCAGCGCCATGGAGTATGGATTCATCGGCGGATCGATGGGTGCGGTAGTCGGCGAAACGATTGCGCGAGCCGTTGACCGCGCACGCCTCGACAAGAAACCGCTGATCGTAGTTGCCGCGTCGGGCGGAGCGCGCATGATGGAAGGCGTCGCCAGCCTGATGCAGATGGCGAAAATCTCCACCGCGCTGGCGCAGCTTGACGATGCGCGCGTTCCTTATATCTGCGTGCTCACCGATCCGACGACCGGTGGCGTGACCGCGAGTTTCGCTATGCTTGGCGACCTCAACATCGCCGAGCCCGGCGCCTTGATTGGCTTTGCGGGGCCGCGTGTCATTGAGCAGACCATCCGTCAGAAGCTTCCTGAGGGGTTTCAGCGCTCTGAATTCCTACTTGAAAAGGGCTTTCTGGATGCGGTCGTCCATCGCCACCAACTCAAGAGTTACCTTATTCGGGCGTTGGAATTCATGGTGGTCCCAAAGCTCGCGGAATCGGCTGGCTGA
- a CDS encoding carboxypeptidase regulatory-like domain-containing protein — MTLSKRILAVFLALWAGVAVAGAQTSNGTVIGAITDSLGASIVGATVTITSVDTGAVRTTVTNQEGTYRIEAVLPGTYNVSASASGFETTVNKGLIVPGTAIVSASLVLKVGSASDKVEVSADNAVLNTDNGQIAGTISEQEISSLPIASLNPYELALTLPGVMNTQVGGFSNGVDFNVGGGRPRANNFLIEGQDNNDAGIQGQGLQPGNDEAVKEVVIIENAYTAEYGHGAGSVSNLIYKSGTNDWHGAVYERLQNSSLDTVDKNEILNGITTVNKYRENQPGFRVGGPIIHNKLFGFASYQWDFYRSTANLAQLTVPTAAGFATLGNYSSNTRVANLIKAYGGLVGTNGGTKITPPAIALGPDPVTGVDRGTVEMGTVERNLGADDNAPEIDLKGDYIMSDKDTLNLRFIRTRFTAPYDVFNFTGQLPGFDSDQDGTSYNTGLVESHVFNPHVVNEARLSYSRIGFSFGLPGSTLANPLYNQPAVSVSNMTGYGIPGNIPQGRFHNTYQLQDTISWTHGKHFIKVGEDIADTRVKDQIPFNFYGAIGFTNDTSSTTVPGPGGVGTQSVKYTGLANLIDDFGGPNTTVTQNFGSPIAQPRLFSQNYFVQDTYRPIPTLSLDLGFRYEYNGAPFNATGTPYPGIDVTNPACFPLTPGASCKTKQIADGNQWGPRAGIAWSPTLFGQNKTVIRSGFGVFYDVVFTNIIDNIQATAPNAASPVITSSATANGHRGTGSWYEQFANLNQTPKPTNTAEPIVDHLLSPRTLHWNLNVEQELPWATTIQVGYVGERGEHLYGNTNLNPYVNDTLSAARVIPTRGSIVIRDNSDDSEYTGLWSELDHKFNHQFLFRASYTLGRAFDDGSEIFTTANESSYQFSRYPTPRGTTDWGPSEYDHRQRLVLAYIWTPSVWHTEGAMKVVGNVVNHWALAGITQFQSGTTHNVEVGYDGDGDGISNDRPMLGNKHAPVNTYAFDDSWFYGVSQGTLCSGPSFWYTNNPCEVVSPDQVHWIVGPYGSHPTNPIGRNSYIGPGYQQWDMNVQRSFKIHEKLTMDFRGELFNVFNHGQVDTNGYLENSTLISGIPTDAYTGDNGTNTFESADPVVNGHRHARLFIRFQF, encoded by the coding sequence GTGACACTATCCAAACGGATTCTGGCCGTATTTCTAGCTCTCTGGGCCGGCGTCGCTGTAGCCGGCGCGCAAACCTCAAACGGTACTGTAATTGGCGCGATCACCGACAGTCTCGGAGCCTCGATCGTGGGTGCAACCGTTACGATCACCTCGGTCGACACTGGAGCCGTCCGCACGACTGTGACGAACCAGGAGGGAACCTACCGCATTGAGGCTGTCCTACCCGGCACCTACAACGTGTCTGCCTCTGCCTCCGGCTTTGAGACCACGGTGAACAAGGGACTTATCGTTCCGGGCACGGCTATCGTTTCTGCCAGTTTGGTGCTGAAAGTGGGTTCGGCCTCTGACAAGGTCGAAGTCTCCGCTGATAACGCCGTCTTGAACACTGACAACGGTCAGATCGCTGGCACCATCAGCGAGCAGGAAATCAGCAGCCTTCCGATTGCCAGCCTGAACCCATACGAACTCGCTCTTACCCTGCCGGGCGTCATGAATACGCAGGTCGGCGGCTTCTCAAATGGTGTTGACTTCAACGTAGGCGGTGGCCGCCCCCGCGCCAACAACTTCCTCATTGAAGGTCAAGACAACAATGACGCCGGAATTCAGGGCCAGGGTCTTCAGCCCGGCAACGACGAAGCTGTCAAGGAAGTCGTAATCATCGAGAACGCGTACACCGCCGAATATGGTCACGGAGCGGGATCCGTATCGAACCTGATCTACAAGAGCGGCACGAACGACTGGCATGGCGCGGTCTACGAGCGCCTCCAGAACTCCTCGCTGGACACCGTCGACAAAAACGAAATTCTCAACGGCATCACGACGGTCAACAAATACCGTGAGAACCAGCCCGGCTTCCGTGTCGGCGGTCCCATCATTCACAACAAGCTCTTTGGCTTTGCTTCGTATCAGTGGGATTTCTATCGTTCAACCGCGAATCTCGCGCAACTCACCGTACCAACGGCGGCTGGTTTCGCCACGCTCGGCAACTATTCTTCAAACACTCGCGTTGCCAACCTGATCAAGGCCTATGGCGGCCTGGTCGGCACCAATGGCGGTACTAAGATCACACCTCCCGCAATCGCCCTTGGTCCTGACCCAGTCACAGGCGTCGACCGCGGCACCGTGGAAATGGGCACCGTCGAGCGCAACCTCGGCGCGGACGACAACGCTCCTGAGATCGATCTCAAGGGCGATTACATCATGAGCGATAAGGACACGTTGAACCTTCGCTTCATCCGCACCCGCTTCACCGCTCCGTACGACGTGTTCAACTTCACCGGTCAGTTGCCGGGTTTCGACTCCGATCAGGACGGCACTTCATATAACACCGGACTCGTCGAGTCGCATGTGTTCAATCCTCACGTTGTCAACGAAGCGCGTTTGTCCTATAGCCGAATTGGATTCTCCTTCGGCCTGCCCGGCAGCACCTTGGCCAACCCGCTATACAACCAGCCGGCCGTCAGCGTTTCAAATATGACCGGCTACGGCATCCCGGGCAACATTCCCCAGGGCCGCTTCCACAACACTTACCAACTGCAGGACACCATCAGCTGGACGCACGGTAAGCACTTCATCAAGGTCGGTGAAGACATTGCCGACACTCGCGTCAAGGATCAAATTCCCTTCAATTTCTATGGCGCAATCGGCTTCACCAACGACACCAGTTCAACCACAGTCCCTGGTCCCGGCGGCGTAGGAACACAGTCTGTGAAATATACCGGCCTCGCCAACCTCATCGACGACTTCGGCGGACCAAACACCACAGTGACGCAGAACTTCGGCAGCCCGATTGCCCAGCCCAGGCTCTTCAGCCAGAACTACTTCGTGCAGGACACCTACCGCCCGATCCCGACGCTAAGCCTGGATCTTGGCTTCCGGTATGAATACAACGGCGCCCCATTCAACGCGACAGGCACGCCGTACCCCGGCATCGATGTCACCAATCCGGCATGCTTCCCGTTGACACCCGGTGCCAGCTGCAAAACCAAGCAAATCGCCGACGGCAACCAATGGGGACCTCGCGCCGGCATTGCGTGGAGCCCGACTCTCTTTGGCCAGAACAAGACCGTCATTCGCTCCGGCTTCGGAGTCTTCTATGATGTGGTCTTTACCAACATCATCGACAACATCCAGGCCACAGCACCCAACGCGGCGTCGCCGGTCATCACCAGCAGCGCCACCGCCAACGGTCACCGTGGCACCGGCTCCTGGTATGAGCAGTTTGCCAATCTGAACCAGACCCCCAAGCCGACAAACACTGCTGAGCCAATCGTTGATCACCTGCTTTCGCCTCGCACGTTGCACTGGAACCTCAATGTCGAGCAGGAACTGCCCTGGGCGACAACCATCCAGGTTGGCTATGTTGGCGAGCGCGGCGAACACCTTTATGGCAACACAAACCTCAACCCCTATGTCAACGACACCCTCTCCGCTGCGCGCGTCATCCCGACTCGTGGTTCGATCGTGATTCGCGACAACTCGGACGACTCGGAGTACACAGGCCTCTGGTCAGAACTCGATCACAAATTCAACCACCAGTTCCTCTTCCGTGCCTCCTACACGCTGGGACGCGCATTCGACGACGGATCCGAAATCTTCACGACTGCGAATGAATCCTCTTACCAGTTCAGCCGTTATCCAACACCGCGCGGAACCACCGATTGGGGTCCCTCAGAGTACGACCACCGTCAGCGTCTCGTGCTGGCTTATATATGGACTCCCTCTGTGTGGCACACCGAAGGCGCGATGAAGGTCGTCGGCAACGTCGTCAATCACTGGGCCCTGGCCGGTATCACGCAGTTCCAGTCCGGTACCACACACAACGTTGAAGTCGGTTATGACGGCGACGGAGACGGCATCAGCAATGATCGCCCGATGCTCGGAAACAAGCATGCGCCCGTGAATACCTATGCCTTCGACGATTCTTGGTTCTATGGCGTTTCACAAGGAACCCTGTGCTCGGGACCAAGCTTCTGGTACACCAACAACCCTTGCGAAGTGGTTTCGCCAGATCAGGTGCACTGGATTGTCGGCCCCTACGGCTCTCATCCGACCAATCCGATCGGCCGCAATTCTTACATTGGACCCGGATACCAGCAGTGGGATATGAACGTTCAACGCTCATTCAAAATCCACGAAAAGCTCACCATGGATTTCCGCGGCGAACTCTTCAACGTGTTTAACCACGGACAGGTCGACACCAACGGCTACCTGGAAAACTCCACCCTCATCAGTGGAATTCCAACCGATGCGTACACAGGCGACAACGGCACCAACACCTTTGAGTCCGCCGACCCAGTCGTCAACGGTCACCGCCACGCGCGTCTCTTTATTCGCTTCCAGTTCTAA
- the pgi gene encoding glucose-6-phosphate isomerase: MARAEKKIVINVKPLTSLKAWKDLKAHAREAAKWNLRTLFADDPKRGERFTAEAVGLFLDYSKNRVTDETLKILFALAEESKLRERTHAMFSGQKINITEKRAVLHVALRAPKGASIVVDGENVVPKVHEVLDRMSAFSDRVRSGEWKGHTGKRIKNVVNIGIGGSDLGPVMAYEALKHYSDRALTFRFVSNVDSTDFAEAVQDLDAAETLFIVSSKTFTTLETMTNAHTARSWLLERLGGDESSIARHFVAVSTNAGEVTKFGIDTANMFGFWDWVGGRYSMDSAIGLSTMLAIGPDGFRAMLDGFHQMDEHFRTAPLEKNLPVLLALLSVWYTDFFDAQTIAILPYEQYLKRFPAYLQQLTMESNGKHVTLKGKEVRYNTSPIYWGEPGTNGQHSFYQLIHQGTRLIPCDFIGFYKTLNPLGAHHDILLANVFAQAEALAFGKTAEQVNAEGTPDWLVPHRVFEGNRPSNTILAEELTPAVLGKLIALYEHCVFTQGVVWQINSFDQWGVELGKALAQKIIPELESASEPQLAHDSSTNHLIGLYRKHKK, encoded by the coding sequence ATGGCGAGGGCAGAGAAAAAAATTGTAATCAACGTAAAGCCGCTGACCAGCCTGAAGGCCTGGAAAGATCTAAAGGCGCACGCACGCGAAGCGGCAAAGTGGAATTTGCGCACGCTTTTTGCAGACGATCCAAAGCGCGGCGAACGTTTTACGGCAGAGGCGGTCGGGCTCTTCCTCGATTACTCCAAGAACCGTGTCACGGATGAAACCTTGAAGATACTGTTCGCCCTCGCGGAGGAGTCGAAACTGCGCGAACGCACACATGCGATGTTCAGCGGGCAGAAGATCAATATCACTGAGAAGCGTGCGGTGCTGCATGTGGCGTTGCGTGCGCCCAAAGGTGCGTCCATTGTGGTGGACGGCGAAAACGTGGTGCCGAAGGTGCACGAGGTGCTGGATCGGATGTCTGCGTTTTCTGATCGGGTGCGGAGCGGCGAATGGAAGGGCCACACCGGCAAACGCATCAAGAACGTGGTCAATATTGGCATCGGCGGATCCGACCTCGGCCCGGTGATGGCGTATGAAGCGCTGAAACATTACAGCGACCGCGCGCTGACTTTCCGGTTTGTTTCGAATGTGGACAGCACAGACTTTGCGGAGGCGGTGCAGGATCTGGATGCGGCGGAGACGCTTTTTATTGTCTCGTCGAAAACCTTCACGACACTCGAGACCATGACCAATGCGCACACCGCGCGGTCTTGGCTGCTCGAAAGACTTGGCGGCGATGAGTCATCGATTGCAAGGCACTTCGTGGCGGTTTCGACCAACGCCGGCGAAGTGACAAAGTTCGGCATCGACACCGCGAACATGTTCGGGTTCTGGGACTGGGTTGGCGGCCGCTATTCCATGGACTCAGCGATTGGCTTGTCGACAATGCTAGCGATCGGGCCGGATGGTTTCCGCGCGATGCTCGATGGATTCCACCAGATGGACGAGCACTTCCGCACTGCGCCGCTTGAAAAGAATCTCCCGGTCCTGCTGGCGCTGCTTTCTGTCTGGTATACAGACTTCTTCGATGCACAGACCATCGCCATCCTTCCCTATGAGCAGTATCTGAAGCGCTTCCCGGCCTACCTGCAGCAGCTCACCATGGAAAGCAACGGCAAACACGTCACTCTCAAGGGCAAGGAAGTCCGCTACAACACCAGCCCCATCTATTGGGGCGAGCCCGGAACAAACGGGCAGCATTCCTTCTATCAATTAATCCATCAGGGAACGCGGCTGATCCCATGCGACTTTATCGGGTTTTACAAAACGCTGAATCCGCTGGGAGCTCATCACGACATTTTGCTGGCCAATGTCTTCGCGCAAGCTGAGGCGCTGGCTTTCGGCAAGACTGCAGAGCAGGTGAACGCCGAGGGCACGCCGGACTGGCTGGTTCCGCATCGCGTGTTTGAAGGCAACCGCCCGTCGAATACGATCCTTGCGGAGGAACTGACGCCTGCGGTTCTGGGTAAGCTGATTGCGCTCTACGAGCACTGCGTCTTTACGCAGGGAGTGGTCTGGCAGATCAACTCGTTCGACCAGTGGGGTGTTGAACTCGGCAAAGCGCTCGCGCAGAAGATCATTCCTGAACTGGAGAGTGCGTCAGAGCCGCAACTCGCGCATGACAGCTCGACGAATCATCTGATCGGGCTCTATCGGAAGCACAAGAAGTAG
- a CDS encoding response regulator gives MDHSGPEFLFPCKADYSIVEQLFPDSNTLVFPAAIEVRNLSSAPKDQTIFVVDDESIIAQTVGIILRNAGYETRSFSEPAAALDAAAGESPDLLVTDMAMPEMNGIELANRMQELRPRCKVLVISGHFMTLPQIGNSDEPARDFDFLSKPVHPLKLLEKIEHVLLGAA, from the coding sequence ATGGACCATTCTGGTCCAGAATTTCTTTTTCCGTGCAAAGCTGACTACAGCATCGTCGAACAACTCTTTCCCGATTCGAACACCCTGGTGTTCCCCGCTGCTATTGAGGTTAGAAACTTGTCAAGCGCGCCGAAAGACCAAACCATTTTCGTTGTAGACGACGAATCGATCATCGCCCAGACTGTCGGCATCATTTTGCGCAACGCCGGGTATGAGACACGTTCGTTCAGTGAGCCGGCAGCGGCACTCGATGCAGCCGCGGGTGAATCGCCGGACTTGCTTGTCACCGATATGGCGATGCCGGAGATGAACGGGATTGAATTAGCCAACCGAATGCAGGAGCTCCGCCCCCGCTGCAAGGTGCTCGTTATCTCCGGTCACTTTATGACGCTTCCGCAAATTGGAAATAGCGATGAGCCCGCGCGCGACTTCGATTTTCTCTCCAAGCCGGTCCATCCCTTGAAACTGTTGGAGAAAATCGAACACGTCCTACTGGGAGCCGCTTAG
- the dnaN gene encoding DNA polymerase III subunit beta, with amino-acid sequence MPIVETEVEKPAAQGAAMEITVSRQELVKELTATQSVVERKTTIPILSNFLIEADGDRLNITATDLDQAIRTSAAVKVKKPGSCTIPARKLYDYIKLLPDGDISIKLLDNHWVQIRSGRSNTKMVGMARANYPQVPEFPAVSVTSIPAVALKTLIAHTIFAISNEESRYTLNGALLVLKAESIAMVATDGHRLSFVEKPGEALEGISGEKRILIPRKALQELQGLLSNTDVEKVEFADDEHTLFFKVGHRTLSTRRLSGQFPNYEAVMPRDNTKFAVVRSSELSSAIQRVAQFADERSGAIRLRLEGNELKISSQSTESGESEDTIDTPYSGDPIVVGFNSTYIIDFLKALGNEGEVRLEFKDSQSAGQMRPEDPDAEYRSRYVLMPMRI; translated from the coding sequence ATGCCGATCGTGGAAACTGAAGTTGAAAAGCCGGCAGCACAGGGGGCAGCGATGGAAATTACCGTAAGCCGCCAGGAACTGGTGAAGGAACTCACGGCGACGCAAAGTGTGGTTGAGCGCAAGACGACAATTCCCATCCTCTCAAATTTCCTGATCGAAGCCGATGGCGACCGCCTGAACATCACCGCGACAGACTTGGACCAAGCCATTAGGACGAGTGCTGCAGTGAAGGTGAAGAAGCCCGGTTCGTGCACCATTCCCGCGCGCAAGCTTTACGACTACATCAAGCTCCTACCTGATGGCGACATCTCCATCAAACTGCTCGATAATCACTGGGTCCAGATTCGCTCCGGCCGCTCCAATACCAAGATGGTCGGCATGGCGCGCGCCAATTACCCGCAGGTTCCCGAGTTCCCTGCCGTCTCGGTCACCAGCATTCCTGCGGTGGCGCTGAAGACGCTGATTGCGCACACCATCTTCGCAATCTCGAACGAGGAGTCACGGTACACGCTCAACGGCGCTCTCCTGGTGCTCAAAGCTGAGTCGATTGCCATGGTGGCCACTGATGGGCACAGGCTGTCGTTCGTTGAGAAGCCAGGGGAAGCCTTGGAAGGCATCAGCGGCGAGAAGCGCATCCTAATTCCCCGCAAAGCGCTACAGGAGTTGCAGGGTCTGCTTTCAAACACCGATGTTGAGAAGGTCGAATTTGCAGACGACGAGCATACGCTGTTCTTCAAGGTTGGCCACCGTACGCTCAGCACTCGCCGGTTGTCGGGTCAATTCCCCAACTATGAAGCAGTGATGCCGCGCGACAACACCAAGTTCGCCGTGGTCCGGTCGAGTGAACTGTCGAGCGCTATTCAACGCGTAGCCCAGTTTGCCGATGAGCGGTCAGGCGCGATCCGGTTGCGGCTCGAAGGCAACGAGCTCAAGATCAGCTCGCAGTCTACGGAAAGCGGCGAGAGCGAAGACACCATTGATACGCCCTACTCCGGCGACCCGATTGTGGTCGGTTTCAACTCGACCTACATCATCGATTTTCTGAAAGCGTTGGGTAATGAAGGCGAAGTCAGGCTCGAGTTCAAAGACTCACAAAGCGCCGGCCAGATGCGCCCCGAAGATCCCGATGCGGAGTATCGTTCGCGTTACGTACTCATGCCGATGCGAATCTGA
- a CDS encoding PP2C family protein-serine/threonine phosphatase, giving the protein MLIIARRCRVGRVASALLCLAALFSALVAVAQPTDATRWYSGTVTLDEGWLQHEGDDLAWARPAFDDSSWKTLDMSELGGAQPGWRWYRLHLKLEPGHQHVHLLIAGGKGTYELYLNGQKADGAELKSMWGVIRPTEEIFIPRDEDNDITIALRTHTPTMYALWHLPLFLTLAIGSPEPIDNERLAMESQRLYAAIPSMAINLMLVLASIAAFALHWSQRARKEYLWLGFYLLLLGISNGLLFCAVAGLVPISVNTLFADPLIYIFTIMQIEFTFSFAGLRVGRIWRAYELVMLPMPILAFVQVMGAISNELYVSLEATVILPAALLLPVLLLVWYRRGNREAGWLILPSLFPAASTALFDVGTASLDTGWGRADFLANPIQVGPIPLQIVDIGDFLFALAIGVVMFFRFTKVSREQARGAAELEAARGIQQRLVPAKLPEVKGYAIEAAYFPAQEVGGDFYQVFSQADGAQLVVVGDVSGKGLKAAMTGTLALGALRALAAEGLGPAAVLIRLNRQQAETQDGGFITCICARVTDQGEVTLANAGHLSPYRNGEELLVSSDLPLGISPEETYEECTFHLEPGDQLTLLSDGVLEATDAKGELFGFERTRAISSQTAGTIAEAALKFGQEDDITVLTLVRARSMVDDVSQIEATAISG; this is encoded by the coding sequence GTGCTGATAATTGCGCGGCGGTGTCGGGTGGGGCGCGTAGCTTCAGCATTGCTGTGTCTGGCAGCGCTTTTCTCAGCGTTGGTCGCCGTGGCGCAACCGACCGATGCAACGCGATGGTACTCAGGAACGGTGACGTTGGACGAGGGATGGCTCCAGCACGAGGGAGATGACCTGGCCTGGGCGCGGCCGGCCTTCGACGATAGCAGTTGGAAGACGCTCGACATGAGCGAGCTTGGCGGAGCCCAGCCGGGGTGGCGTTGGTATCGACTACACCTCAAACTCGAACCAGGACACCAGCATGTACACCTTTTGATTGCAGGCGGCAAAGGAACGTACGAACTCTATCTGAACGGGCAAAAGGCCGACGGTGCCGAACTGAAATCAATGTGGGGCGTCATCCGGCCGACAGAAGAAATTTTCATCCCGCGCGATGAGGACAATGACATAACCATTGCCTTGCGTACACATACTCCAACTATGTACGCGCTGTGGCATTTGCCGTTGTTTCTGACGTTAGCCATCGGGTCGCCGGAGCCGATCGACAACGAGCGTTTGGCAATGGAGAGCCAGCGTCTCTACGCTGCAATTCCCTCGATGGCGATCAATCTCATGCTGGTGCTGGCGAGCATCGCCGCATTTGCGCTCCATTGGAGCCAGCGTGCCCGCAAGGAATACTTGTGGCTGGGTTTTTATCTTCTTCTTCTTGGAATATCAAATGGCCTGTTGTTCTGCGCCGTCGCCGGCCTCGTGCCAATTTCCGTCAATACTCTGTTTGCGGATCCGTTGATCTACATCTTCACGATCATGCAGATCGAGTTTACGTTCAGCTTTGCCGGCCTCCGCGTGGGACGAATCTGGCGCGCGTATGAGCTGGTGATGCTGCCGATGCCAATCCTGGCTTTCGTACAAGTGATGGGCGCAATTTCCAATGAGCTCTACGTCTCCCTCGAGGCTACGGTGATATTACCCGCGGCCCTGCTGCTGCCCGTTCTCTTGCTCGTATGGTATCGGCGCGGGAACCGCGAAGCTGGTTGGCTGATCCTACCCAGCCTGTTTCCGGCTGCGTCCACGGCGCTCTTCGATGTCGGAACTGCATCGCTCGACACCGGTTGGGGTCGTGCTGATTTCCTGGCCAACCCCATCCAGGTTGGTCCCATTCCTCTTCAAATCGTCGACATCGGTGATTTTCTTTTTGCGCTCGCCATTGGTGTAGTCATGTTCTTTCGGTTTACCAAGGTGAGCCGAGAACAAGCTCGAGGCGCAGCGGAGCTGGAAGCTGCCAGGGGAATTCAGCAGCGCCTGGTGCCGGCTAAATTGCCTGAAGTGAAGGGATACGCGATCGAAGCTGCTTATTTTCCCGCGCAAGAGGTTGGCGGAGATTTCTACCAAGTCTTTTCCCAGGCTGACGGCGCACAACTAGTCGTAGTTGGGGATGTCAGCGGCAAAGGACTAAAGGCCGCGATGACCGGCACGCTTGCGTTGGGCGCGCTTCGTGCTTTGGCGGCGGAAGGACTTGGCCCCGCGGCGGTGCTGATCCGCCTCAATCGCCAACAGGCTGAGACGCAGGATGGCGGATTCATTACCTGTATTTGCGCGCGAGTGACCGACCAAGGGGAAGTGACGTTAGCCAACGCTGGCCATCTATCCCCCTATCGCAACGGTGAAGAGTTGCTGGTGAGTTCAGACCTGCCGCTTGGGATCTCGCCCGAAGAGACGTACGAAGAATGCACATTCCATCTGGAGCCCGGCGATCAGTTGACCCTGCTCTCCGACGGTGTGCTCGAAGCAACCGATGCCAAGGGCGAACTCTTCGGCTTCGAACGGACGCGAGCGATCAGCAGCCAGACTGCCGGAACCATCGCGGAAGCGGCGCTGAAGTTCGGACAGGAAGACGACATTACGGTGCTGACACTGGTGCGGGCGAGGTCGATGGTCGACGATGTATCTCAGATTGAAGCAACGGCAATTTCTGGTTGA